A window from Rhizosphaericola mali encodes these proteins:
- a CDS encoding ABC transporter permease yields the protein MNVASFISQRIAFNKQKTFSRFIIRLATAATALSVAAMIITICFVTGFQKTISQKVFSFWGHLRVMEYMPSKALVAEESPISANDTVLQILKSTPQIETIQPFATKSAILDKKKDIEGILIKGVNQNYNFKNLDPYLKSGHWPNFSDTNYSREIVISQPIADELKIKLNDQVVLYFISSEQQNAIARKMRVVGFYKTGIEEYDKLFAIGDIRLIQKINGWSDKEIGGYEVFLRDYHQMDTVSDFLYDELPDAWVSRTIKEIYPSIFDWLNIQDVNRNVIFIVMSIVAIINLITCLLILVLERTAMVGILQSLGAQNSLLRRIFLNYASVIAIKGIIIGFIVGVGICLLEQFTGFIKLDENSYYVSSAPVAMMWGQILLVCAATFIVCYISLLIPVFIIKNIKPVKAIAFN from the coding sequence ATGAATGTCGCTTCATTTATTTCCCAAAGGATTGCATTTAATAAACAGAAAACTTTTTCTCGTTTTATCATTCGGTTAGCCACTGCAGCGACCGCTTTAAGTGTTGCGGCGATGATTATTACCATTTGTTTTGTAACTGGTTTTCAGAAAACCATTAGCCAAAAGGTATTTAGTTTTTGGGGGCATTTGCGCGTGATGGAATATATGCCGAGTAAAGCATTGGTTGCAGAAGAATCTCCAATTTCAGCTAATGATACGGTTTTACAAATATTAAAATCCACACCTCAAATTGAGACGATTCAACCATTTGCAACTAAGTCCGCGATTTTGGATAAAAAGAAAGATATTGAAGGTATTTTAATAAAAGGTGTCAATCAAAACTATAATTTCAAAAATCTCGATCCCTATTTAAAATCAGGACATTGGCCTAATTTTTCTGATACGAATTATAGTCGAGAAATTGTCATCTCTCAGCCCATTGCAGATGAATTGAAAATAAAACTCAACGATCAAGTTGTTCTATATTTCATTTCTTCTGAACAACAAAATGCGATTGCAAGAAAAATGAGAGTGGTAGGCTTTTATAAAACCGGGATTGAGGAATATGATAAATTATTTGCAATTGGCGATATTCGTTTGATACAAAAAATAAACGGTTGGTCTGATAAAGAAATTGGCGGTTATGAAGTCTTTTTAAGAGACTATCATCAGATGGATACCGTTAGCGATTTTTTGTATGATGAATTACCTGATGCATGGGTGAGTAGAACGATTAAGGAAATTTACCCAAGTATCTTTGATTGGTTAAATATTCAAGATGTTAATCGAAATGTTATTTTTATAGTGATGTCAATTGTAGCTATTATCAATCTTATTACCTGTCTATTGATTTTAGTTTTAGAAAGGACTGCAATGGTTGGTATATTACAATCATTAGGTGCTCAAAACTCATTATTAAGAAGAATTTTCCTTAACTATGCATCCGTAATTGCAATAAAAGGAATTATTATTGGATTTATAGTTGGAGTTGGTATATGTTTATTGGAGCAATTTACTGGATTCATAAAATTAGATGAAAATTCCTACTATGTATCTTCTGCTCCGGTTGCTATGATGTGGGGACAGATTTTGCTTGTTTGTGCTGCGACATTTATAGTTTGTTATATTTCACTTTTGATACCGGTATTCATTATTAAAAACATAAAACCAGTGAAAGCAATCGCTTTCAACTAA
- a CDS encoding Crp/Fnr family transcriptional regulator encodes MKELIEYILQFGNLNQQQIELINKSVVVKELRKDEYFSEAGKIPRQVGFIIEGVVRGCYYSNKGVEITRCFITENNLVVDYPNFELNSPSSEYIQAITDCKLVIFTKQNWEELSHTIVGWDNIKNKMVQKCLYQKSRKSPVISQDATTRYAEFLENYPTLANRIALSHIASYLGVTQQSLSRIRKNIR; translated from the coding sequence ATGAAAGAACTTATCGAATACATTTTACAATTTGGTAATTTAAACCAGCAGCAGATTGAATTAATAAATAAGAGCGTAGTTGTAAAAGAGCTTCGTAAAGATGAATATTTTTCGGAGGCTGGGAAAATTCCACGACAAGTAGGTTTTATTATTGAAGGTGTTGTGCGTGGTTGCTATTACAGCAACAAAGGCGTAGAAATTACTCGTTGTTTTATTACTGAAAATAATTTGGTCGTTGATTACCCAAACTTTGAGCTCAACTCGCCTTCTTCAGAATATATACAAGCCATTACCGATTGCAAATTGGTTATTTTCACAAAACAAAATTGGGAAGAACTATCACATACTATAGTAGGTTGGGACAATATTAAAAACAAAATGGTGCAAAAATGTTTATATCAAAAATCCAGAAAGAGCCCTGTGATTTCACAAGACGCAACTACACGATATGCTGAATTTCTTGAAAACTATCCCACACTTGCCAATCGTATCGCACTTTCGCATATCGCTTCCTATTTAGGCGTAACACAACAATCCTTAAGTCGGATCAGAAAAAACATTCGCTAA
- a CDS encoding molybdenum cofactor biosynthesis protein MoaE, whose protein sequence is MTDKKKIKNIFHRGPIKASLIVQQVESHSTKTTIGAHEMFLGQVRADVINDRTVTAIEYTAYEDMALEKMHEIREAIFNKYPLTCLHVFHSLGRVATGQLCLFVFASAAHRRAAIDGCTEVVERIKAELPVWGKEIFDNEQHQWKVNQ, encoded by the coding sequence ATGACAGACAAGAAAAAAATAAAGAACATATTTCACCGGGGGCCAATTAAGGCATCCCTGATTGTGCAGCAGGTGGAAAGCCACAGTACAAAGACGACTATCGGGGCTCATGAGATGTTTTTAGGGCAGGTTCGGGCAGATGTTATTAACGACAGGACGGTTACAGCCATCGAATATACCGCCTACGAAGACATGGCACTGGAAAAAATGCACGAAATACGCGAAGCTATTTTTAACAAATATCCGCTTACCTGCCTGCATGTGTTCCATAGCCTGGGGCGGGTAGCCACCGGACAGCTATGCCTGTTTGTATTTGCCTCAGCCGCCCACAGAAGGGCCGCCATAGACGGTTGTACCGAAGTGGTGGAAAGGATAAAGGCGGAACTGCCGGTATGGGGCAAGGAAATTTTTGATAATGAACAGCACCAATGGAAAGTAAATCAATAG
- a CDS encoding DoxX family protein, producing the protein MIRLNKVDNMIVIFSWVLQIIIALFFIKPALDNMRLSPEILIDRHQLKPGKSVIINRLLGIFQLLGVFGLILPKLLNIYPVLTPISAIGFFIMMSGAVFVHKNDPNKKLLIIVLSIAIISFIVFILNRQYF; encoded by the coding sequence ATGATACGTTTGAATAAAGTTGACAATATGATAGTTATTTTTTCATGGGTGTTGCAGATCATAATTGCCCTGTTTTTTATAAAGCCAGCATTAGATAATATGCGCCTTTCTCCTGAGATATTGATAGATAGACATCAATTAAAACCTGGTAAAAGTGTTATTATCAATAGATTATTAGGCATTTTTCAATTGTTAGGTGTATTTGGTCTCATTTTGCCTAAATTATTAAATATTTATCCCGTTTTGACACCGATTTCGGCTATCGGTTTTTTTATAATGATGTCAGGTGCTGTATTTGTTCATAAAAATGATCCTAATAAAAAATTATTGATAATCGTTTTATCAATAGCTATTATTTCTTTTATTGTTTTTATTCTTAACCGGCAATATTTTTAG
- a CDS encoding diacylglycerol kinase family protein — translation MFLSQGKSYKIIIDGKTIEDDFLLIEIMNIQSIGPRWKIAPNADCADGYLDLVYITSAQKPILIQYLKSLAQGKILVFPFKCTRIQKVTIIPLFNLHTIGHIDDQLIEIQPATELNISITKSYFKFLV, via the coding sequence ATGTTTCTATCTCAGGGAAAATCTTACAAAATTATCATTGATGGGAAAACTATAGAAGATGATTTTTTACTGATCGAAATAATGAATATCCAAAGTATTGGTCCAAGGTGGAAGATTGCACCTAATGCTGATTGTGCTGATGGTTATTTGGATCTCGTGTATATCACGTCTGCGCAAAAGCCCATCTTAATTCAATATTTAAAATCTTTAGCTCAGGGTAAAATTCTAGTCTTTCCTTTTAAATGTACCCGTATCCAGAAGGTTACTATAATACCTTTGTTCAATTTGCACACTATCGGTCATATAGATGACCAATTAATAGAAATCCAACCTGCAACTGAATTAAATATCTCTATAACTAAAAGTTATTTTAAATTTCTCGTCTAG
- the truB gene encoding tRNA pseudouridine(55) synthase TruB translates to MKQKPIHPALQSYLDGEVILLDKPLHWTSFDTIRKLRRLIGVNKIGHAGTLDPLATGLLIICTGKNTKRINEFMAQEKEYTGTITIGATTPTYDLESTPENTKDFSHITNEKILETVKQFVGEIQQVPPIHSAIKQGGKPVYLAARKGEEVKLEPRIITIYAFEIENIKLPEIDFRVRCSTGTYIRSLANDFGAALGVGGYLSKLRRTKIGAFDAANAESMDGLEMKINDLKADWDKNNI, encoded by the coding sequence ATGAAACAAAAACCGATACATCCAGCCTTACAAAGCTATTTGGATGGTGAAGTTATCTTATTGGATAAGCCTCTACATTGGACATCCTTTGATACTATAAGAAAGCTGAGAAGATTAATTGGGGTAAATAAAATAGGTCATGCCGGCACATTGGATCCTCTCGCTACTGGATTGTTGATAATCTGCACTGGAAAAAATACGAAAAGAATCAATGAGTTCATGGCTCAAGAAAAGGAATACACGGGTACTATAACAATAGGTGCAACTACTCCAACTTATGATCTTGAATCCACTCCTGAAAATACTAAAGATTTTTCCCATATTACGAATGAAAAAATATTAGAAACAGTAAAGCAATTTGTAGGTGAAATACAACAAGTACCACCCATTCACTCTGCAATTAAGCAAGGCGGAAAACCAGTGTATCTAGCCGCAAGAAAAGGGGAGGAAGTTAAACTAGAGCCTAGAATAATTACTATTTACGCCTTTGAAATTGAAAATATTAAATTACCAGAAATTGATTTTCGAGTAAGATGTTCAACCGGCACCTATATTAGAAGTTTAGCTAATGATTTCGGTGCAGCGCTGGGTGTTGGTGGTTATTTGAGTAAATTAAGACGAACTAAAATTGGAGCGTTTGATGCCGCAAATGCGGAATCAATGGATGGCTTGGAAATGAAAATTAATGACCTAAAGGCTGATTGGGATAAAAATAATATTTAG
- a CDS encoding SDR family oxidoreductase, whose protein sequence is MKKALITGANRGIGFETARQLLQKGFYVYIGSVDIKKGLEAVDNLKAEGWTNTEAVQLDVTDENSVKTAREEIGKKTDSLDVLINNAGIIGGTPPYTALEAKQEEFEAAFNVNVFGVARVTKLFIDLLQKSSAPRIVNVSTSVGSLTLQSDPNWPAYSYAKYAVYAASKAALNMYTVHLAYELRDTAIKINAVCPGLTKTNFTGFNGGEVSVAANRIIKYVLIDENGPTGKFFSEESNPESGEIPW, encoded by the coding sequence ATGAAAAAAGCATTAATTACGGGCGCTAACAGAGGCATCGGTTTTGAAACGGCCAGACAATTGTTACAAAAAGGGTTTTATGTTTATATTGGATCTGTCGATATAAAAAAAGGATTGGAAGCTGTTGATAATCTAAAAGCAGAAGGATGGACCAATACGGAAGCTGTACAGTTGGATGTGACCGATGAAAATTCGGTAAAAACAGCCCGGGAAGAAATCGGGAAAAAGACAGACAGTTTGGATGTTTTGATTAACAATGCTGGCATCATCGGAGGAACACCACCCTACACCGCTTTGGAAGCAAAACAGGAAGAATTTGAAGCGGCTTTCAACGTAAATGTGTTTGGTGTGGCAAGAGTAACGAAATTATTTATTGATTTGTTGCAAAAATCATCAGCGCCAAGAATTGTAAATGTAAGTACCAGCGTTGGTTCACTTACCTTGCAAAGCGACCCGAACTGGCCGGCTTACAGTTATGCAAAATATGCAGTTTACGCAGCCTCAAAAGCAGCACTTAATATGTACACCGTTCATCTAGCTTACGAATTACGTGACACCGCAATAAAAATAAATGCTGTTTGCCCTGGTTTAACCAAAACAAATTTTACAGGATTTAATGGAGGAGAAGTTTCAGTAGCTGCAAATCGTATTATAAAATATGTTTTAATTGACGAAAATGGGCCAACAGGAAAATTCTTCAGTGAAGAGAGTAATCCCGAATCAGGAGAAATACCTTGGTAA
- a CDS encoding SDR family oxidoreductase: MVNGFVFRCSNFVSLILRQKMKKVFITGANKGIGFEVAKQLLQEGEYIYLGSRNLENGRQAVEKLKAKGLTNVEAIEIDVTDAVSVDNARKTVAEKTESLDILINNAGISGGMSQTALAASVDDQFKNVYETNVFGVVRVTQNFVGLLAKSDEPRIVNVSSSQGSITLHSDPSLGYQYYDFKGAVYLSSKAALNMYTVNLAYELRDTKFKVNAVSPGFTKTDFTNNMGTGNIEDAASRIVKYALIDENGPTGKFFCEETNPETGEIPW, encoded by the coding sequence ATGGTAAATGGTTTTGTTTTTCGTTGTAGCAACTTTGTATCATTAATTTTAAGACAAAAAATGAAAAAAGTATTTATAACGGGAGCCAACAAAGGTATCGGCTTCGAAGTTGCAAAACAATTGTTACAAGAGGGAGAATATATTTATCTCGGAAGTAGAAACCTGGAAAACGGTAGGCAGGCTGTAGAGAAATTGAAGGCTAAAGGTCTGACAAATGTGGAAGCGATTGAAATCGATGTGACTGATGCTGTTTCGGTTGACAACGCTAGAAAAACAGTTGCTGAAAAAACAGAATCATTAGATATATTGATCAACAATGCCGGTATTAGTGGTGGAATGTCGCAGACTGCATTAGCTGCAAGTGTCGACGACCAATTTAAGAACGTGTATGAAACCAACGTGTTTGGCGTGGTGCGTGTAACGCAGAATTTTGTAGGTTTGTTGGCAAAATCCGATGAGCCGAGAATTGTAAATGTAAGTTCTAGCCAGGGTTCAATCACTTTACACAGTGATCCGAGTCTCGGATATCAGTACTATGATTTCAAAGGTGCAGTTTATCTATCATCCAAGGCTGCATTGAATATGTATACCGTAAATTTGGCATACGAGCTGAGAGATACTAAGTTTAAGGTGAATGCAGTTAGTCCTGGTTTCACTAAAACAGACTTTACCAACAATATGGGAACCGGTAATATAGAGGATGCCGCATCACGCATTGTTAAATATGCCTTAATTGATGAAAACGGACCTACAGGCAAATTTTTCTGTGAAGAAACCAATCCGGAAACAGGAGAAATACCTTGGTAA
- a CDS encoding Crp/Fnr family transcriptional regulator: MQELLNFLMQFGNLNQQQIEFIVSKTTIVDIKKDHPFVKAGKPFNEVIFILEGVLRIFYYNNKDQEITKYFVDENHLLANPYKGEPMTEYIQAITYCKLLVFSEKNWNEISNTIVGWNEIVNNIFHKALLEKMDRRSSLVSEDATTRYLTFLEKFPTLANRVPLSYIASFLGITQQSLSRIRKKTSDETFFTKW, from the coding sequence ATGCAAGAATTACTGAATTTTTTAATGCAGTTTGGAAATTTGAACCAGCAACAGATTGAATTTATTGTCAGCAAAACAACCATAGTTGATATTAAAAAAGACCATCCTTTTGTAAAAGCCGGAAAACCGTTCAACGAAGTCATTTTCATATTGGAAGGTGTTTTGCGAATTTTTTATTACAACAATAAAGATCAGGAAATCACAAAGTATTTTGTTGATGAAAACCATTTGCTTGCTAATCCATACAAAGGCGAGCCAATGACGGAATATATTCAGGCGATCACATATTGTAAACTCTTAGTATTCTCTGAGAAAAACTGGAATGAAATTTCGAATACAATTGTTGGTTGGAATGAAATTGTAAATAATATATTTCATAAAGCGTTATTGGAAAAAATGGACCGAAGAAGTTCGTTGGTGTCAGAAGATGCTACAACGCGTTACCTGACATTTTTGGAAAAATTTCCCACTCTCGCCAATCGTGTTCCCCTTTCCTATATTGCTTCTTTTCTGGGAATCACCCAACAATCCCTGAGCAGAATCAGAAAAAAAACTTCCGATGAAACCTTTTTTACCAAATGGTAA
- a CDS encoding HAD-IIA family hydrolase, producing the protein MVIYSGEELISGADKFIHTLIKQNVPFTFMTNNSKPTALEIVRKLKKMGVNVETKHIYTSAMATGKFLGDQSKNGTAYVLGEGGLLTSLHENGITLVDNDPEFVVLGEGRNFTLEMVQRAVDMILAGAKFIATNRDPSPKKPGWNNLGIAATAAMIEEATGRKAFVTGKPSPVMMRSARKYLGLETADTTVIGDTMETDIQGCVQMGYKTILVLSGISTKEQLGYYAFKPDLIVSSIDNVEIPLKWWND; encoded by the coding sequence ATGGTGATTTATAGTGGGGAAGAATTAATATCAGGTGCAGATAAATTTATCCATACACTTATAAAACAAAATGTGCCATTTACTTTTATGACCAATAATAGTAAACCAACAGCTTTGGAAATTGTACGTAAACTCAAAAAAATGGGCGTTAATGTAGAAACAAAACATATATATACTAGTGCCATGGCCACGGGTAAATTTTTAGGGGATCAAAGTAAAAATGGTACAGCTTATGTATTGGGAGAAGGAGGGCTGTTAACTAGTTTGCATGAAAATGGAATCACACTAGTGGATAATGATCCTGAATTTGTGGTATTGGGCGAAGGTAGAAATTTCACATTAGAAATGGTTCAAAGAGCTGTAGATATGATCCTTGCTGGAGCAAAATTTATTGCAACGAATAGAGATCCTTCACCCAAAAAACCAGGATGGAATAACTTGGGTATAGCAGCAACAGCGGCAATGATAGAAGAAGCTACTGGTCGTAAAGCATTTGTAACAGGTAAGCCAAGTCCGGTAATGATGCGTTCTGCGAGAAAATACTTGGGTCTCGAAACTGCAGATACTACAGTTATCGGTGATACAATGGAAACTGACATCCAAGGATGTGTTCAAATGGGCTATAAGACTATACTAGTTCTATCTGGGATATCTACAAAAGAACAACTCGGATATTATGCATTTAAACCAGATTTAATTGTAAGTTCTATTGATAATGTAGAAATTCCATTAAAATGGTGGAATGATTAA
- a CDS encoding DUF6496 domain-containing protein has translation MAKYTDKSAEKVEDALHKMHKGKLKIRKSKKIVKSSQQAIAIGLSQADKLTKPSKNSKKQS, from the coding sequence ATGGCAAAATACACTGATAAGAGTGCTGAAAAAGTGGAAGATGCACTACACAAAATGCATAAAGGAAAATTAAAAATAAGGAAATCAAAAAAAATAGTAAAAAGCTCACAGCAAGCAATAGCTATAGGACTTTCTCAAGCAGATAAACTAACAAAACCTTCTAAAAACTCCAAAAAGCAAAGCTAA
- a CDS encoding cysteine desulfurase family protein → MNSKPIYMDYSATTPCDPRVVETMLPYFTEIFGNAASSDHPYGWEAKDAVDDARNRVAWLIHAKSGEITFTSGATESINLALKGLMEANAEKGNHIITNKTEHKAVLDTCCYLESKGCKVTYLDVDESGNISLKELEQSITERTVVIAVQYANNETGVIHPVRAIGTIARSHDVYFFCDATQAVGKIPVNVADDKIDLLAFSGHKIYGPKGIGVLYVWKKQRQ, encoded by the coding sequence ATGAACAGTAAGCCTATATACATGGATTACAGCGCCACGACACCTTGCGACCCAAGAGTGGTGGAAACAATGCTGCCATACTTTACAGAAATTTTCGGCAATGCTGCCAGCAGCGACCATCCTTACGGATGGGAAGCCAAAGACGCAGTGGATGATGCACGTAACCGGGTTGCGTGGCTTATCCATGCAAAGAGCGGAGAAATTACTTTCACGTCCGGTGCCACGGAATCCATCAACCTTGCACTCAAAGGGCTGATGGAAGCCAACGCGGAAAAAGGAAACCATATCATCACCAATAAGACCGAACACAAAGCAGTGCTTGACACCTGCTGTTATTTGGAAAGTAAAGGCTGTAAGGTTACTTACCTGGATGTTGACGAAAGCGGAAATATATCTTTAAAGGAACTGGAGCAATCCATTACGGAAAGAACGGTGGTGATTGCGGTACAATATGCCAACAACGAAACAGGGGTCATACATCCAGTAAGGGCAATAGGTACTATAGCCCGGTCGCACGACGTTTATTTTTTCTGCGATGCAACACAGGCTGTCGGCAAGATTCCGGTAAATGTGGCTGACGACAAGATAGACCTACTAGCCTTTTCAGGGCATAAAATCTATGGGCCGAAAGGTATCGGTGTGTTGTATGTGTGGAAAAAACAACGACAATGA
- a CDS encoding DUF5606 family protein, translating into MEYRRIISVTGLSGLFELVGSKNDGAIVKSLEDGKIKFASSRQHNFSHLESIEVYTTEDNVNLIEVFQAMDKSSEILPSDKDVDAIKAYFGKVYPTMDFERVYNSDIKKMIKWFTIIKNNGIAFDIEAPATEEVTED; encoded by the coding sequence ATGGAATATAGAAGAATTATATCCGTGACAGGATTAAGTGGCTTATTTGAATTGGTTGGAAGTAAAAATGATGGTGCGATCGTTAAATCATTGGAAGATGGTAAAATTAAATTTGCATCTTCTCGTCAACACAATTTTTCTCATTTAGAAAGCATTGAAGTATATACCACAGAAGATAATGTCAATTTAATTGAAGTATTTCAAGCAATGGATAAAAGCAGTGAAATCTTGCCATCTGACAAAGATGTAGATGCAATTAAAGCTTACTTCGGCAAAGTATATCCAACAATGGATTTTGAAAGAGTGTACAATAGTGATATCAAAAAAATGATCAAATGGTTTACAATTATCAAAAATAATGGTATTGCATTTGATATTGAAGCTCCAGCTACGGAAGAAGTAACTGAAGATTAA
- a CDS encoding helix-turn-helix domain-containing protein: protein MENAMTYNPFETILARLDQIQLRLDIISANLPKSKVVEILKDPNDILDTRSIAKVLGTPESTVRGYINEVDKTKALPAYKHGKGYRIRRAKLQQWADEVFLQKVVQPDNTFHPEVSMDDILEEDNGIAPSFMRKVHQRRIEQIYSTKQ from the coding sequence ATGGAAAATGCAATGACTTACAATCCATTTGAAACGATTTTAGCGAGACTCGATCAGATACAATTAAGATTGGATATTATCTCTGCTAATTTACCAAAATCTAAAGTTGTAGAAATCCTCAAAGATCCTAATGATATTTTGGATACAAGGTCAATAGCCAAAGTTTTAGGGACGCCAGAAAGTACCGTAAGAGGTTATATTAATGAAGTGGACAAAACAAAAGCCCTACCTGCCTATAAACATGGGAAAGGCTATCGCATCCGTAGAGCCAAATTGCAGCAATGGGCAGATGAAGTATTTCTACAAAAGGTTGTACAACCCGATAATACATTCCATCCTGAGGTCTCTATGGACGATATATTGGAGGAGGACAATGGTATCGCACCCTCTTTTATGAGAAAAGTCCATCAAAGAAGAATTGAGCAAATCTATTCTACAAAACAGTAA
- a CDS encoding copper resistance protein NlpE, translating into MKRWFSFLFSLVLLFLIACKNHPAENASVEKKDTLINTEFNSKEINGLYEATLPCADCGGIQSKLVLNKDFTYLLEQNYLGVKDTTQHIFYDLGNWEINDSTLTLMPNTPDTLRFFVKNTDTLKMLNHDGSVNTDSLASKYIFTKSTQQFNQISPALVSGVIEKSENMQITLCAWNKTLNVHFSPKSQVEFNKAWKSLKNPDADKAIFQGEVKLSKDFKQAEIIKTIGIFEGESCK; encoded by the coding sequence ATGAAAAGATGGTTCAGTTTTTTATTTAGTCTTGTTTTACTTTTCTTGATAGCTTGTAAAAATCACCCTGCAGAAAATGCTTCTGTAGAAAAAAAAGATACACTTATAAATACTGAATTTAATTCTAAAGAAATAAATGGTTTATATGAGGCGACTTTACCATGCGCCGACTGTGGCGGCATCCAATCTAAATTGGTTTTAAATAAAGATTTCACCTATTTATTGGAACAGAATTATTTAGGAGTTAAAGATACCACTCAACATATATTTTATGATTTAGGTAACTGGGAGATCAATGATAGCACGTTGACCTTAATGCCTAATACTCCTGACACATTAAGGTTTTTTGTAAAAAATACGGACACTTTAAAAATGCTTAATCATGATGGCTCCGTAAATACGGATAGTCTTGCATCCAAATATATATTTACTAAATCGACACAACAATTTAATCAAATAAGCCCCGCCTTGGTAAGTGGAGTGATTGAGAAATCAGAAAATATGCAAATCACCCTTTGTGCTTGGAACAAAACTTTAAACGTGCATTTTTCTCCAAAATCTCAAGTCGAATTCAATAAAGCGTGGAAATCATTGAAAAATCCAGATGCAGATAAAGCCATTTTTCAAGGAGAAGTCAAGTTATCCAAAGATTTCAAACAAGCTGAAATTATTAAAACAATTGGCATTTTCGAAGGAGAATCTTGCAAATAA